Within Celeribacter marinus, the genomic segment TTGCCGAAGAAAGCAAAAGCATGGACGTGACCGTCAACCCAAGCTTCAGACACCGCCGCAGGGTAAGCACGCACAAAGCAGGCGTCACTGTAGGGCAAATCAAGTGCAAAGAAATGCGCCTTCTGCTCAACCCCGCCGATTACAACCATGGCTTCGCCGAAATCCGCTTGGGCGTGGCCAGGGGCATGGGCCAGCGGCACAAACATCTCCCGCCTGCGCCGGCCATGTTCCCGGACGTAATTCTTGACCGTCGTGTAGCCGCCCATGAAGCCATGCTCATCGCGCAGCCTCTCAAAAACCCGTTTGGCAGTGTGCCTTTGCTTGCGGTTCCGGTTGAGGTCGTCCTGCAACCACTGATCGATGAAGCCGGTGAACCCGTCCAACTTGGGCCGCTTGATCTGCGCCGTTCGTTGATATCCGGGCGGGACCGAAAACATCATCATCTTCGCCACGCTCGCACGCGATATCCCAAAATGGTTCGCTGCCGCCCGTTCGCTCATGCCGCCCCGACGCGCGAGGCGGACCTTCCTGTAAAGTTCCACGCTGAAAATACCCCCGCCCTCCCTGCAAACAGAAAGGGCCAAAGTGGCAAAGTTTTACTCTGCCCGCAGCAAGACAATCTCGCCACTTCCATGGCTCACTTTTGCATTGCCGTTCTCATGTGTAGTCTCCGTTACTTTCGATCTGGCCAACTACATCAGCATAAAGATCAAAGTCACGATCAGAAAACTCACCGTCATATTCTAACTCTTCTGGATCAGACTTCATATTTGAAATGTCAGCACTTAGTGATGTGGCTGTGCTCTCGTCTGGAACGGTCAAATCATAGGGGCTGTCAGTATCAAGCTTGATAAGAATGTGCTGACCACCCTCTTCTGTAATCCATCCAGACATACCAGATTGCCTGTGCATCTTAATGTCAGATGCATTGTCTTGCTCTGCTTTTGCTAGGAACTCTTCATCAGTTAGCTGTCGGACAATCGTGCCATCAGCCAACTTAAGGGTCTGGGGGCTTTTGGTTCTGAACTCACGAAGGTCACCAAGACTCCTGATGTACGCAGGTGCAGCCGATTGTTTGATCGGGTCCTTTGACCACGGCTTAGCTTCATTCTGCATTTGGTTGCTCCTTGTGACCTGCTCCCCGAAACTTCCCTCACTTTAATGTAGAGTTTGCTCAACCTTTGTAGGAGCAAACAAATGCGACAGAGTCGTTTTACCGAAGCCCAAATAATCGGGATGATCAAAGAACAAGAAGCTGGAATGCCCACGGCTGAGGTGTGTCGCAGACATGGCCTGAGTCCTGCGTCGTTTTACAAGTTCAAAGCCAAATACGGTGGCATGAACATTTCTGACACCCATCGCCTCAAATCGCTGGAAGACGAGAACGCCAAGTTGAAGCGTCTGCTGGCTGATACGATGCTCGACAATGTTGTTCTGAAAGACTTGCTGGGAAAGAACTGACGACACCGAATGTGCGACGGGCTGCGGCACAAAAGGCAATGCGGGATCATGATATCTCGCAACGCCGGGCGTGCAGGCTTGTTGGTGTCGATCCCAAGACTGTCCGGCGCGATCAACCGCCGGATAATCCTGAAGTTCGCGAAGAGATGACGGCGATTGCCAACAAACGGCGGCGGTTTGGTTATCGCCGGATCGGCGTGCTGTTGGAGCGCAAAGGCATGATTATGAACCACAAGAAGCTGTATCGACTTTATACGGAAGAAAAGCTGGGCGTCAGGCGACGAAGAGGCCGTAAGCGTGCGCGTGGATCACGCACGCCGATGCCTGTGGCGTTGAGACCTGGTGAGCGTTGGTCGCTGGATTTTGTCTCCGACACATTTGGCGCGTCTCGCAAGTTCCGCATGTTGGCTGTGAATGACGATTGCTGCCGTGAGAACCTATGCCTGATGGCGGACACCAGCATATCGGGCGCTCGAGTTGCGCGAGAACTGGATGCGCTTGTGCGCGTCTACGGAAAGCCAGCTTGTATTGTCTCAGACAATGGCACTGAGTTCACCAGTCGGGCGATCCTTAAATGGGCTGGCGATAACGACGTGGATTGGCATTACATTGATCCAGGCAAGCCCCAGCAGAATGGTTTTATCGAAAGCTTCAACGGCAGCCTACGTGACGAACTGCTAAATGAGGAGATCTTCGACACGCTGGATGATGCCCGCCGCAAACTGGCACTCTGGCGCTACGACTACAACAACGTAAGACCGCACTCATCGCTGGAGAATCAAACACCCGCTGAAGCGCGTCGTGCGCTTGAGCAATTTGAGGGCTCCGCGTCCGACGCGCTTGCCCAAACCGACGACGAAGAATATGAAATCCAAACCCGCAAACTCTCGTTATGAATGAGGGAGCCTCGGGGGGCAGGTCACTTGCTAGATTGTTTAATCAGATCAACTTCGATGGCTTGCAGCCAAGCCGATAAACCCGTGAATAAAGCCTCATCTTCGAATGAACCTTTTGACCTCATAAGGCTTCCCTCCTCTCTCCAAAGGCTGGCCTCAGTGCCATCGGAAAACTGGACCCAAGCCCGAAGACCATGCTTGAATTCAGGGTCCGTCTGCATTGACCGATAGAGAGTGTATCCATTCCGTTGGTATTTATTGGGCTGCTGAGTTCTGTGCAGGATGCGGTAAGTAAGCTCAGTCATGCTGCATCCTCACCATTCACGGCGGTCCTAACTTCCCGAAGGAGTTTGAGAAGTCGCAAAGCAGGTGAGTAAATCCCGCCATCAACTAGAAGCAAATCAGCTTTCACACACAACATTAAGTCACGGGGCATAGCTGTTGGCACATTATATCTATGAGGGTTGCTCAACATGGCACGAGAAAGCTTCACACGACCTTTACCAGTCGAAATCTGCATCAGCATTACCGCAAAGATTGACTCGTATGCAAAAGACGTAGGCCGAGCTTGCTCTGCAAAGATACCACGACTTCGGAGCTCAGCTCTTAGTGCTTCAATCTCATACTGAAAGTTAACGTCAGCTACCTGAAACAGATCACGGGCTGAGTTCAACTGATCTTCAAATTCTATCTGATCATCAGTCATAGAAGCGGTCTCCCAGCTTAGCCATATCTTCCATCATCTGCTTCTGACTTGTCGTGCTATAGTAACCACCGACACCACTGGGCCTTGCTCGGCGAATGTTCTGCCACTGTTTGAATGTTTTGGGTTGATTATTGTCATTGGAGTCCATGACGGAATCCGAGTCCGAAAAAACGGGCATTTGCTCACCTGTATGTTTGTATGTTTTTGGGATTGGTTTTTTTGTAAAGCAGAGTGGAAACTTACCCTGCCTTATATGTTATATTATAACATAAAGTTATCAGTATGTCAAGGTTTATTGAATAAAAAGAGCAGTAAACAGATACTGACAGGGAGTTACTAACTGCTATGGTCCATTGTCTCATGTCATCCGAGCAGGGGTATTACTGGTCCCTTTTGGGCCAACATGAAATGAAAAAAGGGCCAGCACCTAAGCTAGCCCTCTCGTTAATTTTCTTCTACTGTTACTACGGGTTTTAACTGGGGTCAGATGATTGCCACTTGCTCCATGTACCGTCGCAGATGCTCAACCGTATAGCCTTTGCCGTAGCTTGAGCCGATGTTTGAGACCGAGGACCAGCCACCGATCTGGTCTATGGCCTCCAATGGTACCTCAGCAGCCCTGAGACGATCCCTGAACGTGTGTCTCAGGCTGTGAGCAGTGAGGTTCCATCTCTTCTTCGTCCACTTGGCAAGGGCATTGCTTGCGTGTGTGGCATAGCAACCGTCGTCTTTAATGTACCGTGGGAACATCCACTCATCGTCTGCGTATTCAAGGGCCATCGACAAGGCTAAACAGGCCATGTGTGTAAGAGGGAGAGATCGTTCTGACCCAGCAGTCTTTAGTCTTCGTTTGTCATTAGGACGGATGTGCAAAACACGATTAACAAGATCGACATCCCCTACCCTCAACCCAACGATCTCAGCTAAACGACAGCCAGTCTCACCAAGGATGGGAAACAGCAGTGGTATCCCTGTTTGGCTGCTCAATGATTGATTATAACCTTCACGAAGCTCTTCCTCCGTGAACGTACCTCTCTTTGCTGCGTCTAGCCCCTCGCCTGCGATAGTCATCTTCGCAAATGGGTTACGTCCATCAATCTCCAGTTCTTGGTAAGCAAAGTTAAGGATGGCATTGATCGTATTGAACCGTCTTCTGATGGTGGCAGTCTTGTTCCCAATCGACTGAAGGTGAGCCAGCAAAGCCCTTGCATCATCTCGCTTGTAAGATTCAACTTCACGATCACCAGCTACTGTCAGCAAAGCTCTAATGGCTACCATGCTGGACTTGTGATCGACCCTTCGTGTGGTGATATATTCCTCGGCTATTGCAGCAAAGGTTGTCTTGGCTGGACGGACAGAACGTAGAGCCTGATCAATGCACACCTTAACTTTGGTGTTTGATTGCCATGACTGTTTGAGCAGATAGGAAAGATGCGTAGCTAGAATAGCTGCCTCTTCCTCACACTCAGACAACCTAGCCCGAATAGATTGCCCGTATAAGTGCTGATGTTGCTTCGGCACTCTCATCTGAAAGTAGTACGTCCTGCCACGAATAACCGTGTGAGGAATAGATGAAGGTGATTTTGATGTATCCAGAATGTAACCCATGAAGACACTCCCTAAAGTTAAATTAGGCAGTAAAATCAGCTATATATTGAGGATGTTGTGGTGCCCCCACACGGACTCGAACCGCGGACCTACTGATTACAAATCAGTTGCTCTACCAGCTGAGCTATAGGGGCATTGGGGGATCGTTTAGAGCGTCACGCTTTGGGGTGCAAGTCAAAATTTAGCTCAATGTGCGCTTGTTTTATAACTTGTGCCGAAGAGCCTTCGACTGACAGCTCGATCAGGTCGATTTCATCGGCATTTGGGGCTTCTAGCACCGCAAATTGGCTGTCCAGCAAGGTGGGCGGCATGTAGTGGTCGGCGCGTGCGGCCATTCGTGCGTAGATCAAGTCGCGCTCGCCTGTTAGCAACACGAACCGGCATCCGCCCGTTTGGGTGCG encodes:
- a CDS encoding IS3 family transposase (programmed frameshift), whose translation is MRQSRFTEAQIIGMIKEQEAGMPTAEVCRRHGLSPASFYKFKAKYGGMNISDTHRLKSLEDENAKLKRLLADTMLDNVVLKDLPGKELTTPNVRRAAAQKAMRDHDISQRRACRLVGVDPKTVRRDQPPDNPEVREEMTAIANKRRRFGYRRIGVLLERKGMIMNHKKLYRLYTEEKLGVRRRRGRKRARGSRTPMPVALRPGERWSLDFVSDTFGASRKFRMLAVNDDCCRENLCLMADTSISGARVARELDALVRVYGKPACIVSDNGTEFTSRAILKWAGDNDVDWHYIDPGKPQQNGFIESFNGSLRDELLNEEIFDTLDDARRKLALWRYDYNNVRPHSSLENQTPAEARRALEQFEGSASDALAQTDDEEYEIQTRKLSL
- a CDS encoding tyrosine-type recombinase/integrase yields the protein MGYILDTSKSPSSIPHTVIRGRTYYFQMRVPKQHQHLYGQSIRARLSECEEEAAILATHLSYLLKQSWQSNTKVKVCIDQALRSVRPAKTTFAAIAEEYITTRRVDHKSSMVAIRALLTVAGDREVESYKRDDARALLAHLQSIGNKTATIRRRFNTINAILNFAYQELEIDGRNPFAKMTIAGEGLDAAKRGTFTEEELREGYNQSLSSQTGIPLLFPILGETGCRLAEIVGLRVGDVDLVNRVLHIRPNDKRRLKTAGSERSLPLTHMACLALSMALEYADDEWMFPRYIKDDGCYATHASNALAKWTKKRWNLTAHSLRHTFRDRLRAAEVPLEAIDQIGGWSSVSNIGSSYGKGYTVEHLRRYMEQVAII